The Nitrospirota bacterium genome contains a region encoding:
- a CDS encoding M20/M25/M40 family metallo-hydrolase, with product MKNAVIGLTAVGLLAVVTRMGVLLAGADADTGALVKALNLISGERLLADVAKLSSPEFNGRQTGSPEDFLSGLYLASQFHALGLQPPRATSMAAHPAESVPTMTRPVTVTRIEDGPLLQCSLGDQTVRLRPGPDYLPVLDSPSVDATAPVVFVGYGLSDPDRGYDDYAGLDVRGKVVLFLRGKPEHYPRPVTHADKEQTARRNGAIAYLTATGPILSTYEARRGISGRPSAYYGSAQDDQALPGAWIGTEVAERLVTGQAPEGRTLRELQELLNRDPAPRSFVTRALVRMQWTSRRAPGTLYNVLFLLPGSDPARQEEVVILGAHRDHFGQQAGLLFAGADDNASGTAVLLEVARVLIQSGLKPERSILFLSFSGEEQGLLGSKLYVAQPVFPLQRTVAMINVDHAGIGNGRLTVGVTGFDKSVAALAGQAAGLADKLDLFGFFPGGDHVPFKEAGIPTITVVTGGPHPHFHQPSDTVDTIQPDLLQAVTRYVLALAWRLANQEGLEAGSEGQ from the coding sequence ATGAAGAACGCCGTCATCGGTCTGACCGCCGTGGGGCTACTGGCTGTGGTGACCCGCATGGGCGTGTTGCTGGCCGGAGCCGACGCCGATACCGGCGCGCTCGTCAAGGCGCTCAATCTTATTTCAGGCGAACGCCTCCTGGCCGACGTCGCCAAGCTGAGCAGCCCAGAATTCAACGGCCGGCAGACCGGCTCGCCTGAGGACTTCCTGTCCGGTCTGTACCTGGCGAGCCAGTTCCATGCGCTCGGTCTTCAGCCGCCGCGTGCGACTTCCATGGCGGCACACCCCGCCGAATCCGTTCCGACCATGACCCGACCGGTCACGGTGACGCGGATCGAAGACGGTCCGCTGCTTCAGTGTTCTCTCGGCGATCAAACCGTCCGGCTCCGCCCCGGTCCGGACTATCTCCCCGTGCTGGATTCCCCCTCGGTCGATGCGACCGCTCCGGTCGTATTCGTCGGCTATGGTCTCTCCGACCCGGATCGCGGGTACGACGACTATGCCGGCCTCGACGTCCGCGGGAAGGTCGTCCTGTTCCTGCGCGGGAAACCGGAACACTACCCCCGGCCGGTGACGCATGCCGACAAGGAGCAGACCGCGCGACGGAACGGCGCGATCGCCTATCTCACGGCGACCGGCCCGATCCTGAGCACCTATGAAGCGCGGCGCGGCATCTCGGGAAGGCCCAGCGCCTATTACGGATCAGCTCAGGACGATCAGGCGTTACCCGGCGCATGGATCGGCACGGAGGTGGCGGAACGGCTTGTGACCGGCCAAGCACCGGAAGGTCGGACGTTACGCGAGCTGCAGGAGCTGTTGAACCGCGATCCGGCGCCCAGGTCGTTCGTCACGCGCGCGCTGGTCCGCATGCAGTGGACCAGCCGGCGCGCGCCCGGCACGCTCTACAATGTGCTTTTCCTGTTGCCAGGCAGCGATCCCGCGAGGCAGGAGGAAGTCGTCATTCTCGGCGCGCATCGCGATCATTTCGGACAACAGGCCGGGTTGTTGTTTGCCGGCGCGGACGACAACGCATCGGGCACAGCGGTCTTGCTCGAAGTCGCGCGGGTCTTGATTCAATCCGGTTTGAAACCCGAGCGTTCGATCCTGTTCCTCTCGTTCAGCGGCGAAGAACAAGGGCTGCTCGGGTCCAAACTCTACGTCGCACAGCCGGTGTTTCCTCTGCAGCGCACCGTCGCCATGATCAACGTCGATCACGCCGGCATCGGCAACGGCCGGCTCACCGTCGGCGTCACCGGGTTCGACAAATCAGTGGCGGCCTTGGCCGGCCAAGCGGCAGGGTTGGCCGACAAACTGGACCTGTTCGGGTTCTTTCCGGGAGGCGACCATGTGCCGTTCAAGGAAGCCGGCATCCCGACCATCACCGTTGTGACCGGCGGACCCCATCCGCACTTCCACCAGCCCTCCGACACGGTTGACACCATTCAGCCTGACTTACTTCAGGCAGTCACCCGTTATGTTCTAGCGCTAGCCTGGCGCCTGGCAAACCAAGAGGGGCTAGAAGCAGGAAGCGAGGGGCAATAG